One part of the Pannonibacter sp. XCT-53 genome encodes these proteins:
- a CDS encoding L-aspartate oxidase, with translation MAVRSDQFVPAQSARGVDDVVILGGGLAGLFCALKLAPRPVTIISNAPIGEGASSAWAQGGIAAAVTEDDTAEAHMADTIAVGGGLCQDKIVAMMTAEAGRRVRDLLSYGVPFDKDLEGRLAVSREAAHSASRVVRVRGDMAGRAIMDALVAAVRQTPSIRVIEGFLGESLITEGKFVTGVMARRRGGLERLAFQAPAVVLASGGIGHLYAVTTNPGEANGHGIGMAARAGAVIADAEFVQFHPTALDVGRDPAPLATEALRGEGATLINSAGERFMQAVHPLMELAPRDIVARAIFRERAAGRGAFLDCRSAVGASFADRFPTVHAACLAAGIDPVTDPIPVAPAEHYHMGGVLTDANGRTSLDGLWAAGEVASTGAHGANRLASNSLLEAVVFAARIAEDIQGLMPTPRTAYWEALDDEPGLPSQRNQEERAAISILRQTMSDLVGVERDEAGLRLALARIAAAETRVQRTSIRNMMIAGKIVAAAALQRKESRGAHFRKDAPEADPAQAKRSYLTLDQVNAAAAAATAAHPNALTGVTSAVAAGETA, from the coding sequence ATGGCAGTTCGTAGCGACCAGTTTGTTCCGGCCCAGTCCGCCCGCGGTGTGGACGATGTGGTCATCCTCGGCGGCGGTCTGGCCGGCCTGTTCTGCGCGCTGAAGCTGGCGCCACGGCCGGTGACGATCATTTCCAATGCCCCGATCGGCGAAGGGGCCTCCTCCGCCTGGGCGCAGGGCGGCATTGCCGCAGCGGTCACGGAGGACGACACGGCCGAGGCGCACATGGCCGACACGATCGCCGTCGGCGGTGGCCTGTGCCAGGACAAGATCGTCGCCATGATGACGGCGGAGGCCGGCCGGCGGGTGCGCGACCTGCTGAGCTACGGCGTGCCCTTCGACAAGGACCTCGAAGGCCGGCTTGCGGTCTCCCGCGAGGCGGCCCATTCCGCCAGCCGCGTGGTGCGGGTGCGCGGCGACATGGCCGGACGTGCCATCATGGACGCCCTGGTCGCGGCCGTGCGGCAGACGCCGTCGATCCGCGTCATCGAGGGCTTCCTGGGTGAAAGCCTGATCACCGAGGGCAAGTTCGTGACCGGCGTGATGGCGCGGCGGCGCGGCGGCCTGGAACGCCTTGCCTTCCAGGCGCCGGCGGTGGTGCTCGCCTCCGGCGGCATCGGCCATCTCTATGCCGTGACGACCAACCCCGGCGAGGCCAACGGCCATGGCATCGGCATGGCGGCCCGGGCCGGCGCGGTGATCGCCGACGCCGAATTCGTGCAGTTCCACCCGACCGCGCTCGACGTGGGCCGTGACCCGGCCCCGCTGGCGACCGAGGCGCTGCGCGGCGAAGGGGCAACGCTGATCAATTCCGCCGGCGAACGCTTCATGCAGGCCGTGCATCCGCTGATGGAACTTGCCCCGCGCGACATTGTTGCCCGCGCGATCTTCCGCGAGCGGGCTGCCGGACGCGGAGCCTTCCTCGACTGCCGCAGCGCCGTCGGGGCGAGCTTTGCCGACCGGTTCCCGACCGTGCATGCGGCGTGCCTGGCAGCGGGGATCGACCCCGTGACCGATCCGATCCCGGTCGCGCCGGCCGAGCATTACCACATGGGCGGCGTGCTGACGGATGCCAACGGACGCACCTCGCTGGACGGCCTGTGGGCCGCCGGGGAAGTGGCCTCCACCGGCGCCCACGGGGCCAACCGGCTGGCCTCGAACTCGCTGCTGGAGGCGGTCGTCTTCGCCGCGCGCATCGCCGAGGACATCCAGGGCCTGATGCCGACGCCGCGCACCGCCTATTGGGAAGCATTGGATGACGAACCGGGCCTGCCCAGCCAGCGCAACCAGGAGGAACGCGCGGCGATCTCGATCCTGCGCCAGACCATGAGCGACCTGGTCGGCGTGGAACGCGACGAGGCGGGCCTGCGGCTTGCGCTTGCCCGGATCGCCGCAGCCGAGACGCGGGTGCAGCGCACCTCGATCCGCAACATGATGATTGCCGGCAAGATCGTGGCCGCCGCGGCCCTGCAGCGCAAGGAAAGCCGGGGGGCGCATTTCCGCAAGGATGCGCCCGAGGCCGATCCCGCCCAGGCCAAGCGCAGCTATCTGACGCTGGATCAGGTGAACGCGGCCGCCGCCGCCGCCACCGCCGCCCACCCCAACGCCCTGACCGGCGTGACCAGCGCGGTGGCAGCAGGAGAAACGGCATGA
- the nadC gene encoding carboxylating nicotinate-nucleotide diphosphorylase — MSARPLPELPQLMIDDAVHAALLEDWGRAGDVTSQATIGRDVRASAVIAARKPGALAGIRLAQAAFRLTSPELRVEVLVEDGARLAPGQVVARIEGPARALLSAERVALNYLGHLSGIATATARFAEAIAHTRAQIVCTRKTTPGLRAFEKYAVRCGGGMNHRFGLDDAILIKDNHIAVAGGVTAAIASAKAFAGHLVKIEVEVDTLEQLKEAIPAGPDVIMLDNMGPERLADAVALVRAAVGDRIRLEASGGIDLDTVRAVAETGVDLISSGWITHSAPVLDLGLDIGIG, encoded by the coding sequence ATGAGCGCGCGCCCCCTGCCCGAGCTGCCGCAGCTGATGATCGACGATGCGGTGCATGCGGCGCTGCTTGAAGACTGGGGCCGGGCCGGCGATGTGACCAGCCAGGCGACCATCGGCCGCGACGTGCGCGCGAGCGCCGTGATTGCCGCCCGCAAGCCCGGCGCACTGGCCGGCATCCGTCTGGCGCAGGCCGCCTTCCGCCTGACCTCGCCGGAGCTGCGGGTGGAGGTGCTGGTCGAGGACGGGGCGCGGCTTGCCCCCGGGCAGGTGGTGGCCCGCATCGAGGGGCCGGCACGGGCGCTGCTGTCGGCCGAGCGGGTGGCGCTGAACTATCTGGGTCACCTGTCGGGGATCGCCACGGCGACCGCCCGGTTTGCCGAGGCCATTGCCCACACGCGGGCGCAGATCGTCTGCACGCGCAAGACGACGCCGGGGCTGCGCGCCTTCGAGAAATATGCCGTGCGCTGCGGCGGCGGCATGAACCACCGCTTCGGCCTCGATGACGCGATCCTGATCAAGGACAATCACATCGCCGTCGCCGGCGGTGTCACCGCCGCCATCGCCTCGGCCAAGGCCTTCGCCGGCCATCTGGTGAAGATCGAGGTGGAGGTGGACACGCTGGAGCAGCTGAAGGAGGCCATCCCCGCCGGGCCTGACGTCATCATGCTCGACAACATGGGGCCGGAGCGCCTTGCGGACGCGGTGGCACTCGTGCGGGCGGCCGTCGGTGACCGGATCCGGCTGGAGGCGTCAGGCGGCATCGATCTGGACACGGTCCGGGCGGTGGCGGAAACGGGGGTGGACCTCATTTCCTCCGGCTGGATCACCCATTCCGCGCCGGTGCTCGACCTCGGCCTCGACATCGGGATCGGCTGA
- a CDS encoding HupE/UreJ family protein — translation MFQRLLLTASVILLPALPAHAHLDPVAHGSFAAGFTHPVFGLDHVLVMVAVGLWAFTLGGRALLLVPAAFVATMVLGFGLAVAGLPLPFVEPVIAASVVGLGLLVAMAVRLPVGPGAALVAVFALFHGHAHGGEIGSAGELGYAAGFVLATALLHAGGLLLGWAIGTLLGAGSQTGLRVSRALGAVVAVVGLGILAG, via the coding sequence ATGTTCCAGCGCCTGCTGCTCACCGCCTCCGTCATCCTGCTTCCGGCGCTTCCGGCCCACGCGCACCTCGATCCGGTGGCGCATGGCTCCTTTGCCGCCGGCTTCACCCATCCGGTCTTCGGGCTTGATCATGTTCTGGTGATGGTGGCTGTCGGCCTCTGGGCCTTCACGCTGGGGGGCCGCGCGCTGCTGCTGGTGCCTGCGGCCTTTGTCGCGACCATGGTCCTTGGCTTCGGCCTGGCGGTGGCCGGCCTGCCGCTGCCCTTCGTCGAGCCCGTGATCGCGGCCTCTGTCGTCGGTCTCGGGCTGCTGGTCGCCATGGCGGTCCGCCTTCCGGTCGGGCCGGGGGCGGCACTTGTCGCGGTCTTCGCCCTGTTCCACGGTCATGCCCATGGCGGCGAGATCGGCTCGGCCGGCGAACTGGGCTATGCGGCCGGCTTCGTGCTGGCGACCGCGCTGCTGCATGCCGGCGGCCTGCTGCTCGGCTGGGCCATCGGCACGCTGCTCGGCGCCGGAAGCCAGACCGGGCTGCGTGTGTCGCGGGCGCTGGGCGCGGTCGTCGCCGTGGTCGGGCTCGGTATCCTGGCAGGCTGA
- a CDS encoding DEAD/DEAH box helicase: protein MTEFSTLGLSSSLLKAITAAGYTTPTPIQQAAIPHVLAGNDLMGLAQTGTGKTAAFGLPLVERLLAHPAAAAPRATRALILAPTRELVNQIAQNLVTFVKGSPLQVTTIMGGVSMGPQIKRMARGCDILVATPGRLIDLIERNALRLDMVEYLVLDEADQMLDLGFIHALRRIATLIPKKRQTLLFSATMPKQIEDLSRSYLNDPIRVEVAPAGRTADKVTQCVHFLSQAEKIDKLIACLSERPEDLSLVFARTKHGADKVVRKLVAAGLKANAIHGNKSQNQRDRAIKELKTGETRILVATDVAARGIDIPGVSHVYNFDLPDVPESYVHRIGRTARAGADGDAIAFCAPDEITQLRDIEKLTGIRIPVASGEAPPEGRNAAPRPARGRQGQSQGQSQGQRQGQGRNGQSRNGPSRNTPSHGDDRRSGEATAKPARSQSHGRGQQPAGAKPAARSGQGPRKPQVGGPAQLAAEVQARGQRDGARRNG, encoded by the coding sequence TTGACCGAATTCTCTACCCTTGGCCTGTCGTCTTCCCTCCTCAAGGCGATCACTGCGGCCGGCTACACCACCCCGACCCCGATCCAGCAGGCCGCCATCCCGCATGTGCTGGCCGGCAACGACCTGATGGGCCTGGCCCAGACCGGCACCGGCAAGACCGCCGCCTTCGGGCTGCCGCTGGTGGAGCGCCTGCTGGCGCATCCGGCGGCCGCCGCGCCCCGCGCCACCCGGGCGCTGATCCTCGCCCCGACCCGCGAGCTGGTGAACCAGATCGCCCAGAACCTCGTCACCTTCGTCAAGGGCTCGCCGCTCCAGGTCACCACCATCATGGGCGGTGTCTCCATGGGCCCGCAGATCAAGCGCATGGCGCGTGGCTGCGACATTCTCGTGGCGACCCCCGGCCGCCTGATCGACCTGATCGAGCGCAACGCCCTGCGTCTCGACATGGTGGAATATCTGGTGCTCGACGAGGCCGACCAGATGCTGGATCTCGGCTTCATCCACGCCCTGCGCCGCATCGCCACGCTGATCCCGAAGAAGCGCCAGACGCTGCTGTTCTCGGCCACCATGCCGAAGCAGATCGAGGACCTGTCGCGCTCCTACCTGAACGATCCGATCCGCGTCGAGGTCGCGCCTGCCGGTCGCACCGCCGACAAGGTCACCCAGTGCGTGCACTTCCTCTCGCAGGCCGAGAAGATCGACAAGCTGATCGCCTGCCTCAGCGAGCGGCCGGAAGACCTGTCGCTGGTCTTTGCCCGCACCAAGCATGGCGCCGACAAGGTCGTCCGCAAGCTCGTGGCCGCCGGCCTCAAGGCCAATGCCATCCATGGCAACAAGAGCCAGAACCAGCGTGACCGCGCCATCAAGGAACTGAAGACGGGCGAGACCCGCATCCTTGTTGCCACCGACGTGGCCGCCCGCGGCATCGACATCCCGGGCGTCAGCCATGTCTACAACTTCGATTTGCCGGATGTGCCGGAAAGCTATGTCCACCGCATCGGCCGCACGGCCCGCGCCGGAGCCGATGGCGATGCCATCGCCTTCTGTGCCCCGGACGAGATCACCCAGCTGCGCGACATCGAGAAGCTGACCGGCATCCGGATCCCGGTCGCCAGTGGCGAGGCGCCGCCCGAGGGCCGCAACGCCGCCCCGCGTCCGGCCCGTGGCCGTCAGGGCCAGTCCCAGGGCCAGTCCCAGGGCCAGCGGCAGGGTCAGGGCCGCAACGGCCAGTCGCGCAACGGTCCCTCGCGCAACACCCCGTCTCACGGGGATGACCGCCGGAGCGGCGAGGCAACCGCCAAGCCCGCCCGGTCGCAGTCGCACGGCCGGGGTCAGCAGCCGGCGGGTGCCAAGCCTGCGGCCCGCAGCGGCCAGGGCCCGCGCAAGCCGCAGGTCGGCGGGCCGGCCCAGCTTGCTGCCGAGGTTCAGGCGCGTGGCCAGCGAGACGGCGCCCGCCGCAACGGCTGA
- a CDS encoding chorismate mutase codes for MTDIRDQRLRSAADCTEKAHIRHEIDRLDRALVALFAERQTYVRRMAEIKQHPDEAYDQHRIDTMLADIRARAAALGLEPEQAETVWRVLIDWNVAYEQRTISARTGLSLTPPQD; via the coding sequence GTGACGGACATTCGGGACCAGCGCCTGCGCAGTGCCGCCGATTGCACGGAGAAGGCGCACATCCGGCACGAGATCGACCGGCTCGACCGTGCGCTGGTCGCCCTCTTTGCCGAGCGGCAGACCTACGTCCGCCGCATGGCGGAGATCAAGCAGCATCCGGACGAGGCCTACGACCAGCACCGCATCGACACCATGCTGGCCGACATCCGTGCCCGCGCGGCTGCCCTCGGCCTCGAGCCGGAGCAGGCCGAAACGGTCTGGCGGGTGCTGATCGACTGGAACGTCGCCTACGAGCAGCGCACGATTTCCGCCCGCACCGGCCTCTCCCTGACGCCGCCGCAGGACTAG
- a CDS encoding PA0069 family radical SAM protein, with protein sequence MAAITLIDQVSSDTALAGARVAEDLRRGRGAGLNRSGRFEREQREAFDDGWETLDDLPPLKTTVQEEKARSIITRNTSPDISFDRSINPYRGCEHGCVYCFARPSHAFMGLSPGLDFETRLFAKPNAAELLERELGRPGYQPRTIAIGTNTDPYQPIERRYRLMREILEVLERTGHPVGIVTKSALVLRDVDILARMAEKGLAKVALSITSLDRDIARTLEPRASAPHRRLAAIKGLSEAGVPVSVMMAPIIPALTDSEIEAILEAAAGNGATEAGYVLLRLPLEVSELFRDWLLRNRPDRYRHVMNILRSMRGGKDYDAEWGQRMKGQGPYAQQIGQRFALTARRLGLNQRRRKLTTELFTAPQTGGVQLSLF encoded by the coding sequence ATGGCGGCAATTACCCTGATCGATCAGGTCAGCAGCGACACGGCACTGGCCGGCGCGCGCGTGGCGGAGGATCTGCGGCGGGGCCGCGGTGCCGGTCTCAACCGCTCCGGCCGCTTCGAGCGCGAGCAGCGCGAGGCCTTCGACGACGGCTGGGAGACGCTGGATGACCTGCCGCCGCTCAAGACCACCGTGCAGGAGGAAAAGGCCCGCAGCATCATCACCCGCAACACCTCGCCGGACATTTCCTTCGACCGGTCGATCAACCCCTATCGCGGCTGCGAGCATGGCTGCGTCTACTGTTTCGCCCGCCCGTCCCATGCCTTCATGGGCCTGTCGCCGGGGCTCGATTTCGAGACCCGGCTCTTTGCCAAGCCCAATGCGGCCGAGCTGCTGGAGCGCGAGCTGGGCCGCCCCGGCTACCAGCCCCGCACCATCGCCATCGGCACCAACACCGATCCCTACCAGCCGATCGAGCGCCGCTACCGGCTGATGCGCGAGATCCTCGAGGTGCTGGAGCGCACCGGGCATCCGGTCGGCATCGTCACCAAGTCCGCGCTTGTCCTGCGGGATGTGGACATCCTTGCCCGCATGGCGGAGAAGGGGCTGGCCAAGGTCGCCCTGTCGATCACCTCGCTTGACCGCGACATCGCCCGCACGCTGGAGCCCCGCGCCAGCGCGCCGCACCGTCGCCTGGCCGCGATCAAGGGACTGTCCGAGGCGGGCGTTCCGGTCTCCGTCATGATGGCCCCGATCATTCCGGCCCTCACCGACAGCGAGATCGAGGCGATCCTGGAGGCGGCAGCCGGCAACGGGGCCACCGAGGCCGGCTATGTGCTGCTGCGCCTGCCGCTGGAAGTTTCGGAACTCTTCCGCGACTGGCTGCTGCGCAACCGGCCGGACCGCTACCGCCATGTCATGAACATCCTGCGCTCCATGCGCGGCGGCAAGGATTACGACGCCGAATGGGGACAGCGGATGAAGGGGCAGGGGCCCTATGCCCAGCAGATCGGCCAGCGCTTCGCCCTGACCGCCCGTCGCCTCGGTCTCAACCAGCGCCGGCGCAAGCTCACCACGGAGCTGTTCACCGCGCCCCAGACCGGCGGCGTGCAGCTGTCGCTGTTCTGA